In Xanthomonas campestris pv. phormiicola, the DNA window CGCGGCCGATGCCCGAGGCCGCCCGCAGCCGCTTACAGCAGGGGCTGCCTCCGGAACGACAGCGCTCTAGCGGGCAGTGCGCAGCAGCGAGGTGACGTTGCCGCTCCCCGGCTGCGCGCGATTGGCTTCGATCCGGAACACCGCCACCGCAGTGGCCAGGCCGCCGGCCTGTTCTTCCATGCTGCGCGCCGCGGCGGTGGCTTCTTCGACCAGTGCGGCGTTGCGCTGGGTCACCTCGTCCAGCTGCATCACCGTGCGGTTGACCTGCTCGATGCCGCTGGACTGCTCGGCGCTGGCGGCGCTGATCTCGCCGATCAGCCCGGTCACGCGCTGCACCGAGCCGACGATCTCGTGCATGGTGGCGCCGGCGCGGTTCACCAGCCCCGAGCCCAGCGTCACCTTGTGCGTGGAGTCATCGATCAGCTGCTTGATCTCCTTGGCCGCGTCCGCCGAGCGCTGCGCCAGCGAGCGCACTTCCGAGGCGACCACGGCGAAACCGCGGCCCTGCTCGCCGGCGCGCGCGGCCTCGACCGCGGCGTTGAGCGCCAGGATGTTGGTCTGGAACGCGATCCCGTCGATGACGCTGATGATCTCGCCGATGCGCCGCGACGAGGTGCTGATCGCGCTCATCGTGGCGACCACCTCGTCCATCACCTTGCCGCCGGACCGGGCGATCTCGCCGGTGCCGTGCACCAGGCCATTGGCCTGCTGCGCGTTGTCGGCGTTCTGCCTCACCGCCGAGGTCAGTTCCTCCATCGAACTTGCGGCTTCCTCCAGGCTGGCCGCCTGCTGCTCGGTGCGATCGGACAGGTCGGTGTTGCCGGCGGCGATTTCCATCGCCGCGCGGCGGATCGCCTCGACCGTGCCCTGGATGCCGACGATGATCTCGGTCAGCTTGGCCACGGTGCGGTTGGTGTCCTCGCGCAGCCGCGCGAACACGCCCTGCGCGTCGCCGTCGACGCGATGGGTGAGATCGCCTTCGGCCAGCGAGGCCAGCGCGCTGGCCAGCGCCGCCAGGTTGCTCTCCACCGAATCGGAAATGCGGTTGACGCCCTCGGCCAATGACTTGAGCACGCCGTCCATCGACGCGGTATCGAGGCGGCGGCTGAAATCGCCATGCGCGGCGGCGTCGATCACCGCGGTCAGCGCCTGCTCGGCATCGACCTGCGCGGTCACCTCCTCCCACTGCGCGATGGTGCCCAGGCGCACGCCGTCGGCGCCGGTGATCGGGCTGTAGACGAAGTCGATCTGGCGGCCGAAGAACGGCGCGCGCACGCGCTTGGAACCGGTCAGCGCGCGCATGCGGTCGATCGCCGCCTGGCTGTCCGGATAGATGTCGCCGATGCTGCCGCCGACGAACTGCTCGGCGCTGAATTCGGGGCGGAAGCTCTGCACGTCAGGCTCGATCGCGCGCAGCATCTGCAGCAGCTTGCGGTTGGCGAAGTGCACGCGGCCGTCGTCGTCGGCGATGCGGACCATGGTGTCCAGGTCGTCCAGCGCCTGCAGGACGAAGCGGCCGTGGCGCAGTTCGGCCTCGGTCTCGGCCTGGCGTGCGGCCAGTCGCGCCTGCGCCGTCTGTACCGCGCGCAGCAGCGCGGCGTCGGCGGCGTCGCCGGTGCCATCGAGGCGTTGTTCGAAGCGGCCTTCGCCCAGCGCCTGCACCGCCTGCAGCGCGCGTTGCGACGGCGCCGCGCGCCGCGTACCGGCCCAGGACAGCGCCGCCACCAGCAGTGCCGCGGCGGCCAGTGCTGGCGCCAGGCGCGCCAGCGCCGGCCCGTTCGGCCCGAGCTGGCGGCCGAGGTGCAAGGCGTACAGCGCCATCGCCAACAGGCCCAGCGCATAGGCCAATGCGAACAGCAAGGGGCGCGGGGGCCGGCGGGAGCCTCCAATCGGACGAGGGGATACGGCGTCTGGCAAGGTCATGGCGGCTACCGGCTAGGAAAAATCGGCGCAATCCGTTCACGTCGACGAAACTTAATGTGTCTCCCAGTATCGGCCGGCAGGATCGTGGGCTTGATCGCGGCACAGACCGCTCGTCGGAAATATCGCGCCTGAATAGGCGAGATAGGTCGCTGAAAACACTGTATTTTTTGCTGCAGCGCAATAGGCCGCCCGGCGATGGCTCGGCCCGCAACGGGGACATGCGCGGATGCGCCGCCGTTGGCCGGCAGCGTTCCGGGCAAAAAAAACCGGCCGTCTTGCGACGGCCGGTCGGGTCCGGCGGAAGCGCGCCGGCGTTACTTCGCCGGCGCGGCGTCCGGCAGGGTCCAGGCGATCACGCTGTCGCCGGGCTTGGTTTCCATGCGGTCGTGGCCGCCGATCGCGGCGACGATGTACTGCTTGCCGTTCACCGTATAGCTCAGCGGCGCGGCCTGCGGGCCGGCCGGCACCCGCACTTCCCACAGCAGCTTGCCGGTCTGGGTGTCGTAGCCGCGCAGGAAGTTGTCCAGCGCCGCGCCGATGAAGGTGACACCGCCGGCGGTGGCCAGCGAGCCGCTGTTGTTCGGCGTGCCCAGCTCGAACTTCATCTTCGACGGGATGCCCATCGGGCCCTGGTCGTAGCCGGTGCCCAGCGGACGCCGCCAGATCACCTGCTGGGTGCGCAGGTCCACGCCCGAGATGTAGCCCCACGGCGGGGCGATGCACGGCGTGTTCAGCGGCGACATCCACGGTTCCTTGCGCGCGCCGTAGGCCAGGCCTTCCTGCGCCATGTAGCCCGGCGTCTTGCTCTTGCCGTTGAACACCGACACCACGCCGAGCTCATGCATTTTCTCGCGGGTGTAGACGTTCTCGGTGTACGGCAGGCGGTTGCTGTTCATCACCATGATGCCGCGCTGCAGGTCCACCGACACGCCGCCCCAGTTGATGCCGCCGTGGTTGCCGGTGAACGACAGCGAGCCGCCCAGGCTGGGCGGAGTGAACATGCCCTGGTAGCGCAGCTGCTTGAACTGGATGCGGCAGGCCAGCTGGTCGAACGGGGTGATGCCCCAGGCGTCGGATTCGACGATGGTCTCGTAGCCCTTGCTCGGCGCGCCGACGGTGTTGGGCATGCCCGGCGACACCGGCTGGGTCTTGGCGGTCCAGTCGCCGTGGTCGGTGCCCTGCGGCACCGGCCGTTGCTGCACCGGCATGATCGGCTTGCCGGTTTCGCGGTCGAGCACGAACACCTGGCCGGACTTGGTCGCCTGGATCACCGCCGGGCGCGTGCCGCCGCCGGGAACCGGGAAATCGACCAGGTTCGGCTGCGGGCCGATGTCGTAGTCCCACAGGTCGTGGTTGACGGTGCGGAAGTGCCAGCGCTCCTTGCCGGTGGCCGCGTCCAACGCGACCAGCGAGGCGGTGTATTCCTCTTCCTGCGGGGTGCGGCCCTTGCCGAAGAAATCGCCGGAGGCGTTGCCGGTGGGCAGATAGACCAGGCCCAGTTCGTCGTCGGCGGACATCAGCGACCACACGTTCGGGGTCGAGCGGGTATAGGTCTGGCCGGCCGGCGGCGCCGCGTCGATCGCCGGGTTGCCCAGGTCCCAGGCCCAGCGCAGCTGGCCGCTGATCGCATCGAAGGCGCGCACCACGCCGGACGGCGCATCGCGTTCCTGGCCGTCGCGGACCTGGCCGGTGGGCTGGATCACCACCCCGCGCATCACCATCGGCGGCGAGGTCGGGCCGACGAAGCCGGGCTTGGTGTTGCCGGTGTCCTTGTTGAGGTCGACGTAGCCGTGGTCGCCGAAGCTCTCGCACAGCTTGCCGGTGGCCGCGTCGAGCGCGCCCAGGCGGCCATCGACCATCGGCCAGAAGATGCGCTTGGCGCATTCGGCGACCGGGCTGGTGGCCTCGAAATAGGACACGCCGCGGCAGGTGGTGGCGGCGACGCCGGCCATCGCCTTGGGGTTGGTCTTGGGATCGAAGCGCCAGCGTTCCTTGCCGGTGCTGGCCTCGACCGCGATCACCTTCTGCGTGGGCGTGCAGATGTAGACCAGGTCGCCGACCTTCAGCGGGGTGTTCTGGAAC includes these proteins:
- a CDS encoding methyl-accepting chemotaxis protein; the protein is MTLPDAVSPRPIGGSRRPPRPLLFALAYALGLLAMALYALHLGRQLGPNGPALARLAPALAAAALLVAALSWAGTRRAAPSQRALQAVQALGEGRFEQRLDGTGDAADAALLRAVQTAQARLAARQAETEAELRHGRFVLQALDDLDTMVRIADDDGRVHFANRKLLQMLRAIEPDVQSFRPEFSAEQFVGGSIGDIYPDSQAAIDRMRALTGSKRVRAPFFGRQIDFVYSPITGADGVRLGTIAQWEEVTAQVDAEQALTAVIDAAAHGDFSRRLDTASMDGVLKSLAEGVNRISDSVESNLAALASALASLAEGDLTHRVDGDAQGVFARLREDTNRTVAKLTEIIVGIQGTVEAIRRAAMEIAAGNTDLSDRTEQQAASLEEAASSMEELTSAVRQNADNAQQANGLVHGTGEIARSGGKVMDEVVATMSAISTSSRRIGEIISVIDGIAFQTNILALNAAVEAARAGEQGRGFAVVASEVRSLAQRSADAAKEIKQLIDDSTHKVTLGSGLVNRAGATMHEIVGSVQRVTGLIGEISAASAEQSSGIEQVNRTVMQLDEVTQRNAALVEEATAAARSMEEQAGGLATAVAVFRIEANRAQPGSGNVTSLLRTAR
- a CDS encoding membrane-bound PQQ-dependent dehydrogenase, glucose/quinate/shikimate family, with product MFVAYAVLIALIGAALAAMGGRLVAVGGSWYYLLAGLALAVSGVLLALGRRAGLWLFGLTLAATIAWALAEVGLDGWALIPRLAMISVLGLLLLPFWKVARWRLAPVSGLGYALVTGVLPVLGALLVFGPLFFPRTVELADPALAAQRPQDAFSRATVRSPDGNVAANHDASDWTAYAGSNLSNHYSPGAQITPDNVKDLKIAWEFHTGDLKPAGSKLGYAFQNTPLKVGDLVYICTPTQKVIAVEASTGKERWRFDPKTNPKAMAGVAATTCRGVSYFEATSPVAECAKRIFWPMVDGRLGALDAATGKLCESFGDHGYVDLNKDTGNTKPGFVGPTSPPMVMRGVVIQPTGQVRDGQERDAPSGVVRAFDAISGQLRWAWDLGNPAIDAAPPAGQTYTRSTPNVWSLMSADDELGLVYLPTGNASGDFFGKGRTPQEEEYTASLVALDAATGKERWHFRTVNHDLWDYDIGPQPNLVDFPVPGGGTRPAVIQATKSGQVFVLDRETGKPIMPVQQRPVPQGTDHGDWTAKTQPVSPGMPNTVGAPSKGYETIVESDAWGITPFDQLACRIQFKQLRYQGMFTPPSLGGSLSFTGNHGGINWGGVSVDLQRGIMVMNSNRLPYTENVYTREKMHELGVVSVFNGKSKTPGYMAQEGLAYGARKEPWMSPLNTPCIAPPWGYISGVDLRTQQVIWRRPLGTGYDQGPMGIPSKMKFELGTPNNSGSLATAGGVTFIGAALDNFLRGYDTQTGKLLWEVRVPAGPQAAPLSYTVNGKQYIVAAIGGHDRMETKPGDSVIAWTLPDAAPAK